CGGAAGGCTCCGACCCGTTGGAATGCCTGTGCTCGGCGCTGTCCGGCGAAAGCGATCAACGCGGGATCATCGGCCAAGCGCGCCGCGTCGTAGCCACGCTGGGCGGCTTGCAGCGCCAAGTCCGGGTGCCCGAGGTTCTTCGTCACGCCGAAGGCCACGATGCACGCCTTGACCAACAGTGACAACGCCCGATACTGCTCGGCTCCCCCGGTGACCGCGTGAACGTGCAGCTCGGTAAGCAGACTGCCAAGGCCAGCCCCGGCCAGGTCGTAGCGAGCGTGATCCAAATAGTCCCGGTGCGCCTGGTGGACCGGCTCGGCCAGCTCGTCCAACGAGCGCACCGGCATGTCCGGAGCGTCGTCCAACGAGCAATCCGCCAAGGCGAGCTGCACTTCCGGCACCGCCCGCATTCCACCCGCGGTGTGCTCGTGAGCGGGCACGTACGGTTCGCCGGTGAGGTCGACCACCGAACACCCGAGCGCGTTCGCGAGCCGATCGAGCAGCCCCCGCGAATCGACACGCCGCCGCCCGTTTTCCAACAAGCTCAGGTAGCTTTTCGAGATTCCCGCCAGACCGGCCGCCGTATCCAACCCGAGCCCCCGGCGACGGCGCACCATCCGCACCCGCTCGCCGATCTCCTCCGAACTCACAGCCGGAACACCTTCGTACGCCACGAGGACTCACCCCTCTTCGCCGAACCTCTTCACCGCCCCCACGGCGTCCCGCGGGGGCAACCTCGGCGAAGAGGCACCAACCACACTACCGAGCACACGATTAAGGGACGAGACTTCGGAAAGCGGCACCGGTTGTGCGGTACACATTCGGTACACATCGCGTCGAGAACACCCGCGAAACGATGAGATCGAGCGCTACCGTTTTCGCAGCTCAAAACAGGTGGGAGCGGACTTTGCGCAGGTCGCGACCCCGCTCCGATCAAACAGAAGGTTTGGGGTTCGAATCCCTACGGGCGCGCTCAAAGCCCCAGGTCAACGGCCTGGGGCTTTTTGGTGTCGCGTAGCGGTTGCCAATTTATCGCCAACTTTCACGAGCGCTGGCCCACCACCGAGTTCAGCACCTCGGCGCTCGCGCGGAAGGCGTAATCGCGTTCCGTGCGGTTGTCCGACGATCGGGGTGAGTTGCCCCGTTCGGCCGGTGCGAGAGGGCCGCGACCTACGCGACCGGATGAGAACCTCCGGACGTGATTCCTCGGTCTCCACGCGGGTAACGGCACCACTGCGACACCATCGGGTGAAGCGCTCGGGCTTTCGACTGGAAGAAGGGGCGGCTCGGTGGGACCGTGCTGTCCGGAAGGCTCCCGAAACGGAGGTGGACATCATGGAAATGCCCATCGTGAACGAGTGCGTCGCCACGGACTGTGCCTACAACCAGCACCAAGCCTGCCACGCGCTCGCGATCACCGTGGGAGAGCCGACTCACCCGCGATGTGACACCTTCACCACCGCCGCTTCCCCCGGTGGCGACCCCGGGGCGGTCGGTCACGTCGGGGCCTGCAAGATGTCCGACTGCGAACACAACGTCAACCTCGAATGCCAGGCTCCCGGAATCACGGTCGGCTACCAGGAGAACATCGTCGACTGCCTGACCTACGCACCCGCGTAGCGGGCACCCCGGTTTCCACTGATTGGTCCACCGGGTGAGCTGTCGGTGGAATCGTTTTCGTTCTCCACGTAATAAACGCTTCCGATCGGTGCGCTCCTCCTGGTCGAGGTTTCCGGTATTCCGGTTCCAGGGGGTCATACGAAACTCCGGCGCCGCATCGGGGCGCCGGGTTTCGGTGAGGAGATCCACGGATCGGACGAATTCGGGAATATCAGGACCTGCCCGCTACGAGGGGAATCATGTTTACGTCACCGATCGACGATTCCTGGATCGGAATCCTCATGTCGAGGGGGTCCTTGAGCTTGTAACGACCACCGCGTGGCGGAAAGTTTTCCGGTTTCCCGGCGAGTTCTCCGGCTTCTCTGGGGGAGTAGGAGCAGTGGGTCCTGCCTGGGAACAGGTCGCCCACCCGTCCAGCGCGTACTCCTCCGGCGGATTCTCTCGATGCTCATGGTGAAGTCGAGGAGCCTGGTGTGCTCGAACCGCGGCTGATCCTGCCGCGTCATCCTGAGTCCCCTCCGGGGTGACATCTCCATCCCGTTGCGGGATGCTGACCCTGCCAGGGTCGTGGCTGGGATGCCCTGACGCGCTCCGCCCGACT
The nucleotide sequence above comes from Actinopolyspora erythraea. Encoded proteins:
- a CDS encoding helix-turn-helix domain-containing protein; the encoded protein is MSSEEIGERVRMVRRRRGLGLDTAAGLAGISKSYLSLLENGRRRVDSRGLLDRLANALGCSVVDLTGEPYVPAHEHTAGGMRAVPEVQLALADCSLDDAPDMPVRSLDELAEPVHQAHRDYLDHARYDLAGAGLGSLLTELHVHAVTGGAEQYRALSLLVKACIVAFGVTKNLGHPDLALQAAQRGYDAARLADDPALIAFAGQRRAQAFQRVGAFRRAGTVLSETVDYAERYADPTAADTSAAEGAGLLHLTSALNAARAGQRDVARSHLATAVEYGQHTGERNAMGQHFGPANLGVWTISVGVELGDGAAVYDQAFPTIDQRALASADRVAMLHVDSARALSQEGGKRDAEAVRLVDSADRTAPARIRQDPVTRELVSTLTSRARRRTWELDSLRNRFGIR
- a CDS encoding DUF1540 domain-containing protein; amino-acid sequence: MEMPIVNECVATDCAYNQHQACHALAITVGEPTHPRCDTFTTAASPGGDPGAVGHVGACKMSDCEHNVNLECQAPGITVGYQENIVDCLTYAPA